The proteins below are encoded in one region of Mycobacterium pseudokansasii:
- a CDS encoding peroxiredoxin produces the protein MKTGDTVADFELPDQTGSPRKLSTLLSDGPVVLFFYPAAMTPGCTKEACHFRDLAAEFAAVGATRVGISADPVHKQAKFADMQHFDYPLLSDTEGSVATQFGVKRGLLGKLLPVKRTTFVIDTDRTVLDVISSEFSMDTHADKALETLRARS, from the coding sequence ATGAAAACTGGTGACACCGTGGCCGACTTCGAGCTTCCCGACCAGACCGGCTCGCCTCGCAAGCTCAGTACGCTGCTGTCCGACGGACCGGTGGTTCTGTTCTTCTACCCGGCGGCCATGACGCCGGGCTGCACCAAGGAAGCCTGCCACTTCCGCGACTTGGCGGCAGAATTCGCCGCCGTTGGCGCCACTCGGGTCGGCATCAGCGCCGATCCCGTTCACAAGCAGGCCAAGTTCGCCGACATGCAGCACTTCGACTACCCGCTGCTGTCCGACACCGAGGGCAGCGTCGCCACCCAATTCGGCGTCAAGCGGGGCCTGCTGGGCAAGTTGCTGCCGGTCAAGCGGACCACCTTCGTCATCGACACCGACCGCACGGTGCTCGACGTGATCTCCAGCGAATTCAGCATGGACACTCACGCCGACAAGGCGCTGGAGACGCTGCGCGCGCGGTCTTGA
- the priA gene encoding bifunctional 1-(5-phosphoribosyl)-5-((5-phosphoribosylamino)methylideneamino)imidazole-4-carboxamide isomerase/phosphoribosylanthranilate isomerase PriA, which translates to MALILLPAVDVVDGRAVRLVQGKAGSETEYGSALDAALGWQRDGAEWIHLVDLDAAFGRGSNRELLAEVVGKLDVQVELSGGIRDDDSLAAALATGCARVNLGTAALENPQWCARVIAEHGDKVAVGLDVHIVDGRHRLRGRGWETDGGDLWEVLERLDNEGCSRFVVTDVSKDGTLRGPNLDLLRQVADRTEAPVIASGGVSSLDDLRVIATLAGRGVEGAIVGKALYAGRFTLPQALAAVRE; encoded by the coding sequence ATGGCGCTGATTTTGTTGCCCGCGGTGGACGTGGTCGACGGTCGTGCCGTTCGCCTGGTACAGGGCAAGGCCGGCAGTGAAACCGAGTACGGCTCGGCGCTGGACGCCGCGCTGGGCTGGCAGCGCGACGGCGCCGAGTGGATTCACCTGGTCGACCTCGACGCGGCGTTCGGGCGCGGCTCCAACCGCGAACTGCTGGCCGAGGTGGTGGGCAAGCTCGACGTCCAGGTCGAATTGTCGGGCGGCATTCGTGACGACGACTCCTTGGCCGCCGCGCTGGCCACCGGGTGCGCCCGGGTCAACCTGGGCACGGCCGCGCTGGAAAACCCGCAATGGTGCGCCCGGGTGATCGCCGAGCATGGCGACAAGGTCGCCGTCGGCTTGGATGTCCACATCGTCGATGGGCGGCACCGGTTGCGTGGACGCGGCTGGGAGACCGACGGCGGAGACCTGTGGGAAGTACTGGAACGCCTTGATAATGAAGGGTGTTCGCGGTTCGTCGTCACCGATGTCAGCAAGGACGGCACGCTGCGCGGTCCAAACCTCGACCTACTGCGCCAGGTCGCCGACCGCACCGAGGCGCCGGTGATCGCCTCGGGCGGGGTATCCAGCCTGGACGATTTGCGGGTCATCGCCACCCTTGCCGGCCGCGGGGTTGAGGGCGCCATCGTCGGTAAGGCCCTCTACGCCGGGCGGTTCACCTTGCCACAGGCGTTGGCCGCGGTACGGGAGTAG
- a CDS encoding inositol monophosphatase family protein, producing the protein MDLAAQLTPLVEQASAILDAAVPRFLDGHRADSAVRKKGNDFATEVDLAIERQVVDALVAATGIGVHGEEFGGTPVDSPWVWVLDPVDGTFNYAAGSPMAAILLGLLHHGDPVAGLTWLPFIDERYTAVTGGPLMKNGVPRPRLAPAKLADSLVGVGTFSADSRGRFPGRYRLAVLENLSRISSRLRMHGSTGIDLVYVADGILGGAISFGGHVWDHAAGVAQVRAAGGVVTNLAGDPWTPAARSVLAAAPGVHDEILDMLRDTGQPEDY; encoded by the coding sequence ATGGATCTGGCTGCGCAGCTGACACCGCTGGTCGAGCAGGCATCGGCGATTCTGGATGCCGCGGTGCCGCGGTTTCTGGACGGTCACCGTGCCGATTCCGCGGTCCGCAAGAAGGGCAACGACTTCGCCACCGAGGTCGACCTGGCGATCGAGCGCCAAGTGGTTGACGCGCTGGTGGCGGCCACGGGAATCGGCGTGCACGGCGAGGAATTCGGTGGCACTCCCGTCGACTCGCCCTGGGTATGGGTATTGGATCCGGTGGACGGCACGTTCAACTACGCCGCCGGGTCGCCGATGGCCGCGATCTTGTTGGGTCTGCTGCACCACGGCGATCCGGTGGCCGGCCTGACCTGGTTGCCGTTCATCGATGAGCGCTACACCGCAGTCACCGGCGGCCCGCTGATGAAAAACGGTGTTCCACGGCCGCGGTTGGCGCCCGCCAAGCTGGCCGACAGTCTCGTCGGCGTCGGCACGTTCAGCGCGGATTCCCGGGGCCGATTCCCCGGGCGCTATCGGTTGGCGGTGCTGGAGAACCTCAGCCGGATCTCGTCGCGGTTGCGCATGCACGGGTCGACCGGTATCGACCTTGTCTACGTTGCCGACGGAATCCTCGGTGGTGCAATAAGTTTCGGTGGCCACGTATGGGATCATGCGGCGGGCGTGGCTCAGGTGCGCGCCGCCGGCGGCGTCGTGACCAACTTGGCCGGCGACCCGTGGACTCCGGCAGCGCGTTCGGTGCTGGCCGCGGCGCCCGGCGTGCACGACGAGATCCTCGACATGCTGCGCGATACCGGGCAACCGGAGGACTACTGA
- a CDS encoding TIGR02234 family membrane protein — MIGMAQLLLVIAAGGLWAASRLPWVVIRSFDGLGPPRQLTLTGGTWSTALLPVAMLLLAAAVAALAVRGWPLRVLAALLAAASFAVGYLGISLWVIPDVAARGAELAHVPLTALVGSGRYYWGAAVAVGAAMCTLMAAAVLLRSASIAGSAHPGPTRYAGPAARQATAGRDDDGPMSERMIWDALDHGVDPTDRPHGSDTEGR; from the coding sequence ATGATCGGGATGGCCCAGTTATTGCTGGTCATTGCCGCCGGGGGGCTGTGGGCGGCGTCGCGGCTGCCGTGGGTTGTCATTCGCTCGTTCGACGGGCTGGGGCCGCCCCGGCAGCTGACGTTGACTGGTGGGACGTGGTCGACTGCGTTGCTGCCGGTAGCGATGTTGCTGTTGGCCGCGGCGGTGGCGGCACTCGCAGTGCGCGGCTGGCCGCTGCGGGTGTTGGCGGCCCTGCTGGCGGCGGCGAGCTTCGCGGTCGGCTATCTCGGCATCAGCCTGTGGGTGATTCCCGACGTCGCGGCCCGTGGCGCCGAACTCGCCCATGTCCCGCTGACGGCCCTGGTTGGCAGCGGACGTTACTACTGGGGTGCAGCGGTGGCGGTGGGCGCTGCGATGTGCACCCTGATGGCCGCCGCGGTGCTGCTGCGCTCGGCGTCGATTGCCGGGTCGGCTCATCCGGGCCCTACAAGATACGCCGGACCTGCGGCGCGCCAGGCTACGGCCGGCCGCGACGACGACGGACCGATGTCGGAACGAATGATTTGGGATGCCCTTGACCACGGTGTCGACCCGACCGACCGACCGCACGGGTCTGACACCGAGGGTCGGTGA
- the trpC gene encoding indole-3-glycerol phosphate synthase TrpC, translated as MSPATVLDSILEGVRADVAAREARVSLPEIKAAAAAAPPPLDVMAALRAPGIGVIAEVKRASPSAGSLATIADPAKLARAYEGGGARIISVLTEERRFHGSLDDLDAVRAAVSIPVLRKDFVVQPYQIHEARAHGADMLLLIVAALDQSALVSMLDRTESLGMTALVEVHTEQEADRALKAGAKVIGVNARDLTTLEVDRDCFARIAPGLPSNVIRIAESGVRGTGDLLAYAGAGADAVLVGEGLVKSGDPRAAVADLVTAGTHPSCPKPAR; from the coding sequence ATGAGTCCGGCAACCGTGCTTGACTCCATCCTCGAGGGAGTCCGGGCCGACGTAGCCGCGCGCGAAGCACGTGTCAGCCTGCCGGAGATCAAGGCTGCCGCGGCTGCGGCGCCGCCGCCGCTTGACGTGATGGCGGCGCTGCGCGCGCCCGGCATCGGGGTGATCGCCGAGGTCAAACGGGCCAGCCCATCGGCGGGCTCCCTGGCGACCATCGCCGATCCGGCGAAGCTGGCTCGGGCCTACGAAGGTGGCGGCGCCCGCATCATCAGCGTGTTGACCGAGGAGCGGCGGTTCCACGGTTCCCTCGATGATCTCGACGCGGTACGTGCGGCTGTCTCGATTCCGGTGTTGCGCAAAGACTTTGTGGTGCAGCCCTATCAGATTCACGAGGCCCGTGCCCACGGTGCCGACATGCTGTTGCTCATCGTCGCCGCACTCGACCAGTCGGCGTTGGTGTCGATGCTGGACCGCACCGAATCACTGGGTATGACCGCGCTCGTCGAAGTGCACACCGAGCAGGAAGCCGACCGGGCGTTGAAGGCCGGCGCCAAGGTCATCGGGGTCAACGCCCGCGATCTCACGACCCTGGAGGTTGATCGGGATTGCTTCGCGCGAATCGCTCCCGGGCTGCCCAGCAACGTGATCAGGATCGCCGAGTCCGGGGTCCGCGGCACCGGCGACCTGCTGGCGTACGCCGGCGCGGGCGCTGATGCGGTACTCGTCGGCGAAGGTCTGGTGAAAAGCGGTGATCCGCGTGCGGCGGTTGCCGATCTGGTCACTGCGGGCACCCACCCGTCCTGCCCGAAGCCGGCTCGTTAG
- a CDS encoding anthranilate synthase component I: protein MHANLATTTTRADFRVLAAEHRVVPVSRKVLADSETPLSAYRKLAANRPGTFLLESAENGRSWSRWSFIGAGAPTALTVRDGEAVWLGTVPKDAPTGGDPLAALQATLDLLATAAPSQSEPGFPPLSGGMVGFFAYDMVRRLERLPELAVDDLQLPDMLLMLATDVAAVDHHEGTITLIANAVNWNGTDERVDWAYDDAVARLDVMTAALGQPLPSTVATFSTPEPRYRAQRTVEEYGAIVEYLVEQIAAGEAFQVVPSQRFEMDTDVDPIDVYRILRVTNPSPYMYLLQIPNSAGAIDFSIVGSSPEALVTVHEGRATTHPIAGTRWRGNTDDEDQLLEKELLADDKERAEHLMLVDLGRNDLGRVCTPGTVRVEDYSHIERYSHVMHLVSTVTGLLDQGHTALDAVTACFPAGTLSGAPKVRAMELIEEVEKTRRGLYGGVVGYLDFAGNADFAIAIRTALMRNGTAYVQAGGGVVADSNGPYEYNEARSKARAVLNAIAAAETLASPDCGPASTRGVERPDQGSIWVSGGD, encoded by the coding sequence GTGCACGCCAACCTTGCAACCACGACCACGCGGGCGGATTTCCGCGTGCTGGCGGCAGAGCACCGGGTGGTTCCGGTGTCTCGCAAGGTCTTGGCCGACAGCGAAACTCCGCTGTCGGCGTACCGCAAACTTGCCGCCAACCGGCCGGGCACTTTCCTGCTCGAGTCAGCCGAGAACGGCCGGTCGTGGTCGCGATGGTCCTTCATCGGCGCCGGGGCGCCAACGGCGTTGACGGTGCGTGACGGCGAAGCGGTGTGGCTGGGCACGGTCCCGAAGGATGCCCCCACCGGCGGCGACCCACTGGCCGCGCTGCAGGCGACCCTGGACCTTCTTGCCACAGCGGCGCCGAGTCAGTCCGAGCCCGGGTTTCCGCCGCTGTCGGGCGGCATGGTCGGCTTTTTCGCCTATGACATGGTGCGGCGCCTCGAAAGGTTGCCCGAACTGGCTGTCGACGATCTGCAGCTGCCGGATATGCTGCTGATGCTGGCCACTGATGTGGCGGCGGTCGACCACCACGAGGGCACCATCACGCTGATCGCCAACGCGGTGAATTGGAACGGCACCGACGAGCGGGTCGACTGGGCCTACGACGACGCCGTTGCGCGCCTGGACGTGATGACCGCGGCACTGGGTCAGCCACTACCGTCGACGGTCGCCACCTTCAGCACGCCCGAGCCGCGATACCGTGCCCAGCGCACCGTCGAAGAGTACGGCGCGATCGTCGAATATCTGGTCGAACAAATCGCTGCCGGCGAGGCCTTCCAGGTGGTGCCCTCGCAGCGCTTCGAGATGGACACCGACGTCGATCCGATCGATGTCTACCGAATCCTGCGGGTGACCAACCCGAGTCCCTACATGTATCTGCTTCAGATACCGAATAGTGCTGGCGCAATCGACTTTTCGATTGTCGGATCCAGTCCCGAGGCGCTGGTCACCGTCCATGAGGGCCGAGCGACGACCCACCCCATCGCCGGTACTAGGTGGCGCGGAAACACCGACGACGAGGATCAGCTGCTGGAAAAGGAGCTGCTGGCCGACGACAAAGAACGGGCCGAGCACCTGATGCTGGTCGACTTGGGCCGCAACGACCTCGGCCGAGTCTGTACGCCGGGCACCGTTCGGGTCGAGGATTACAGCCACATCGAACGCTATAGCCACGTCATGCACCTGGTGTCGACGGTGACCGGTCTGCTCGACCAGGGCCACACCGCCCTGGACGCGGTGACCGCCTGCTTCCCTGCGGGCACGCTTTCGGGCGCGCCCAAGGTGCGGGCGATGGAGTTGATCGAAGAGGTGGAAAAGACCCGCCGCGGTTTGTACGGCGGCGTGGTGGGCTACCTCGACTTCGCCGGCAACGCCGACTTCGCGATCGCCATCCGCACCGCGCTGATGCGCAACGGCACCGCCTACGTCCAGGCCGGTGGCGGCGTGGTGGCCGACTCCAACGGGCCTTACGAATACAACGAGGCCCGCAGCAAAGCGCGGGCGGTGCTCAACGCGATTGCCGCCGCCGAGACGCTGGCCAGTCCGGATTGCGGCCCGGCGTCGACGCGGGGCGTGGAGCGGCCCGATCAAGGCTCGATCTGGGTATCCGGCGGTGACTGA
- the hisH gene encoding imidazole glycerol phosphate synthase subunit HisH has protein sequence MTTKSVVVLDYGSGNLRSAQRALQRVGATVEVTADAKTAAAADGLLVPGVGAFEACMTGLRKIGGERIIAERVAAGHPVLGVCVGMQIMFARGVEFGVETRGCGQWPGAVTRLEAPVIPHMGWNVVNAAAGSTLFRGLDAGARFYFVHSYAAQRWEGRSGALLTWATHQVPFLAAVEDGPLAATQFHPEKSGDAGAAVLSNWVEGL, from the coding sequence GTGACAACGAAATCAGTTGTTGTCCTGGACTACGGCTCCGGCAACCTGCGGTCGGCCCAACGCGCGCTGCAGCGGGTCGGCGCGACGGTGGAAGTGACCGCCGACGCCAAGACTGCCGCCGCTGCCGACGGGCTGCTGGTGCCTGGCGTCGGAGCTTTTGAAGCGTGCATGACGGGTCTGCGCAAGATCGGGGGAGAGCGGATCATCGCCGAGCGGGTCGCGGCCGGGCACCCGGTGCTCGGCGTTTGTGTCGGCATGCAGATCATGTTCGCGCGCGGGGTCGAGTTCGGTGTGGAGACGCGAGGCTGCGGGCAGTGGCCCGGCGCGGTCACCCGGCTGGAGGCCCCGGTGATTCCGCACATGGGATGGAACGTGGTGAATGCCGCCGCGGGCAGCACGTTGTTCCGGGGCCTGGACGCCGGCGCCCGGTTCTATTTCGTGCATTCCTATGCCGCGCAGCGCTGGGAAGGGCGATCGGGGGCGCTGCTGACGTGGGCCACCCACCAGGTACCGTTCCTGGCCGCCGTGGAGGATGGACCGTTGGCCGCCACCCAGTTTCACCCCGAGAAGAGCGGGGACGCCGGAGCGGCCGTATTGAGCAACTGGGTTGAGGGACTTTGA
- a CDS encoding PPE family protein produces the protein MNFSVLPPEVNSARMFVGAGPGPMLSAAAAWDGLAAELQAAATSFSSVTSELAGAAWQGPASTAMAAAAAPYMGWLTAAAAQAGGAAGYARAMVSAFEAAQAATVQPIMVALNRNAFVRMVLTNWFGQNCPAIAGAEAEYEQMWAQDVAAMAGYHGSASAVAARLTPFQRMLQSLPGQVSASAPAAAPAGPDIALSMFGTTLFQSGTAHATSGFGGVAFAFGANSNATANTTMLTPGLGSFATAIGNNNTAVANGTLCTATVLGNYSNATGGFGGLGSTAFVTGDHSGASAGFSNRDFGNLAAVSGNYSSALAGSGSGNAAVTFGNDNTVRAGGNPAVAGGPTSNLNLGFAQGNNSNVMAGTLANNSSNANVAGVFLGNHSIANASDGNANIAAVVSATNGHAQAGSGNANIAGVYAGTGGSAQAGFGNLNAAAVSGLLPGTNNLTANALGSLKTTFKFLPPALDFLGP, from the coding sequence ATGAATTTTTCGGTATTGCCGCCGGAGGTCAATTCGGCGCGGATGTTTGTCGGTGCAGGCCCGGGTCCGATGCTGTCGGCGGCGGCGGCCTGGGATGGGCTGGCCGCCGAGTTGCAGGCTGCGGCAACCTCGTTTTCGTCGGTGACCTCGGAGCTGGCGGGCGCTGCCTGGCAGGGGCCGGCGTCGACGGCGATGGCAGCCGCGGCCGCACCCTACATGGGGTGGCTGACCGCGGCGGCGGCGCAGGCGGGCGGGGCTGCCGGATACGCCCGGGCCATGGTGAGCGCCTTCGAGGCTGCGCAGGCGGCCACGGTGCAACCGATCATGGTGGCGCTCAACCGCAATGCGTTCGTGCGGATGGTGCTGACGAATTGGTTCGGGCAGAACTGCCCGGCGATCGCGGGCGCCGAGGCCGAGTATGAGCAGATGTGGGCCCAGGACGTGGCCGCGATGGCCGGCTATCACGGCAGCGCCTCGGCGGTGGCCGCGCGGCTGACCCCATTCCAGCGGATGCTGCAAAGCCTGCCGGGCCAGGTGAGTGCGTCCGCCCCGGCGGCCGCCCCGGCGGGTCCGGACATCGCCTTGTCGATGTTCGGGACGACGCTGTTCCAGTCGGGCACAGCGCACGCCACCTCCGGTTTCGGGGGTGTTGCGTTTGCCTTCGGCGCCAACAGCAATGCCACCGCCAACACCACCATGCTCACCCCGGGCTTAGGTTCCTTCGCCACTGCCATCGGCAACAACAACACTGCCGTGGCCAACGGCACCCTGTGCACGGCAACCGTGTTGGGCAACTACAGCAATGCCACCGGGGGCTTCGGCGGGCTCGGCAGCACCGCCTTCGTCACCGGCGACCACTCTGGAGCTTCTGCCGGGTTCAGCAATCGCGACTTCGGCAACCTTGCCGCCGTCTCCGGTAACTACAGCTCGGCTCTTGCCGGGTCCGGCAGCGGCAACGCGGCCGTGACCTTCGGTAACGACAACACGGTGAGGGCCGGGGGCAACCCGGCTGTCGCGGGCGGCCCCACCAGCAACCTCAACCTTGGCTTCGCCCAGGGGAACAACAGCAATGTCATGGCCGGGACCCTTGCCAATAACTCCAGTAACGCCAACGTCGCCGGCGTCTTCCTCGGCAACCACAGCATTGCCAATGCTAGCGACGGCAACGCCAACATCGCAGCCGTCGTCTCCGCCACCAACGGCCACGCCCAAGCGGGCTCTGGCAACGCCAACATCGCCGGCGTCTACGCCGGCACCGGCGGTTCCGCCCAAGCCGGCTTTGGCAATCTCAACGCGGCTGCGGTCTCGGGCCTGCTCCCCGGCACCAATAACCTCACGGCGAATGCCCTAGGAAGCTTGAAGACCACCTTCAAGTTCTTGCCGCCGGCATTGGACTTCTTGGGGCCGTAA
- a CDS encoding calcium:proton antiporter, producing the protein MVKRVPWSVVAPVLAFIALALTWGQKIEPLMGLFMAVLLAGAVLAAVHHAEVVAHRVGEPFGSLVLAIAVTVIEVALIVTLMAGGGHETATLARDTVFAAVMITTNGIAGLALLLGSRRYGVTLFNDQGSGSALAMVTTLATLSLVLPTFTTSKPGPQFSPSQLAFAAAASLGLYLLFVFTQTVRHRDFFLPVAQKGAVDDNRHAEPPSTRVALRSLGLLLVALVTVVGLAKVESPIIERGVAAVGFPPSFVGVVIAMLVLLPETLAAARAARQGRLQISLNLAYGSAMASIGLTIPTIALASLWLSGPLLLGLGPTQLVLLILTVAVSMLTVVPGRATRLEGEVHLALLAAYLFLSIVP; encoded by the coding sequence ATGGTCAAACGCGTGCCCTGGAGCGTGGTGGCGCCGGTGCTTGCGTTCATCGCGCTGGCATTGACGTGGGGCCAGAAAATCGAGCCACTGATGGGCCTGTTTATGGCGGTGTTGCTTGCCGGTGCGGTCCTGGCTGCGGTCCATCACGCCGAGGTGGTCGCGCACCGGGTCGGTGAGCCGTTCGGGTCACTGGTGTTGGCCATCGCGGTGACCGTGATCGAGGTCGCCCTCATTGTCACGCTCATGGCCGGCGGAGGGCACGAGACGGCAACGCTTGCCCGCGATACCGTGTTCGCCGCGGTCATGATCACGACCAATGGGATCGCCGGGTTGGCGCTGCTGCTTGGTTCCCGGCGCTACGGAGTGACACTGTTCAACGACCAGGGCAGCGGTTCCGCCCTGGCCATGGTCACCACGTTGGCAACGTTGAGCCTGGTATTGCCCACGTTTACCACCAGCAAGCCGGGGCCGCAGTTTTCCCCCAGCCAGCTCGCCTTCGCCGCGGCCGCCTCGTTGGGCTTGTATCTACTTTTCGTGTTCACGCAAACGGTCCGGCATCGGGATTTCTTCTTGCCGGTGGCCCAAAAGGGCGCCGTCGATGATAACCGCCATGCGGAACCTCCGAGTACCCGCGTGGCGTTGCGCAGCCTCGGGCTTCTGCTGGTCGCGCTGGTGACGGTGGTGGGCCTGGCCAAGGTGGAATCGCCGATCATCGAGCGCGGCGTCGCGGCGGTCGGGTTTCCGCCGTCGTTCGTCGGCGTGGTGATCGCCATGCTGGTGCTGCTCCCAGAGACGCTGGCGGCAGCGCGCGCGGCCAGGCAGGGTCGCCTGCAAATCAGCCTGAACCTGGCGTACGGCTCCGCGATGGCCAGCATCGGGTTGACCATCCCGACGATTGCCCTGGCCTCGCTCTGGTTGAGCGGCCCGCTGTTACTCGGTCTCGGTCCGACCCAATTGGTGCTGCTGATACTGACCGTCGCGGTCAGCATGCTGACGGTGGTACCGGGGCGGGCCACCCGGCTGGAAGGCGAGGTGCATTTGGCGTTGCTGGCCGCGTATCTATTTCTTTCGATTGTCCCGTGA
- the hisF gene encoding imidazole glycerol phosphate synthase subunit HisF translates to MYADTGLAVRVIPCLDVDGGRVVKGVNFENLRDAGDPVELAAAYDAEGADELTFLDVTASSSGRATMLEVVRHTAEQVFIPLTVGGGVRTVADVDALLRAGADKVSVNTAAIARPDLLADMARQFGSQCIVLSVDARTVPVGSPPTPSGWEVTTHGGRRGTGIDAVEWAARGADLGVGEILLNSMDADGTKAGFDLAMLRAVRAAVTVPVIASGGAGAVEHFAPAVAAGADAVLAASVFHFRELTIGQVKAAMAAAGITVR, encoded by the coding sequence ATGTACGCCGATACCGGCCTTGCAGTGCGGGTGATCCCGTGTCTGGACGTCGACGGCGGGCGGGTGGTCAAGGGAGTCAACTTCGAGAACCTGCGGGATGCGGGCGATCCGGTGGAACTCGCCGCCGCCTATGACGCCGAAGGCGCCGACGAGCTGACGTTTCTCGACGTGACCGCGTCGTCGTCGGGTCGGGCCACCATGTTGGAGGTGGTGCGGCACACCGCCGAGCAGGTGTTCATTCCCCTCACTGTCGGCGGCGGGGTGCGCACCGTGGCCGACGTGGATGCGTTGCTGCGCGCGGGAGCCGACAAGGTTTCGGTCAACACCGCCGCGATCGCCCGCCCCGATCTGCTAGCTGATATGGCACGGCAATTCGGCTCCCAGTGCATCGTGTTATCGGTCGACGCGCGCACCGTGCCCGTCGGCTCACCTCCGACGCCGTCGGGCTGGGAGGTCACCACCCACGGCGGCCGTCGTGGCACCGGCATCGACGCCGTGGAGTGGGCGGCCCGCGGGGCCGACCTGGGAGTGGGGGAGATTCTGCTGAACTCGATGGACGCCGACGGCACCAAGGCCGGCTTCGATCTCGCGATGCTGCGCGCGGTTCGGGCCGCGGTCACCGTGCCGGTCATCGCCAGCGGCGGCGCCGGCGCGGTGGAACACTTCGCGCCTGCGGTCGCCGCGGGAGCCGATGCGGTGTTGGCCGCCAGCGTCTTTCATTTCCGAGAATTGACCATCGGGCAGGTGAAGGCCGCCATGGCCGCGGCGGGGATCACGGTGCGATGA
- the hisI gene encoding phosphoribosyl-AMP cyclohydrolase: MSLDPAIAARLKRNADGLFTAVVQERGSGAVLMVAWMDDDALARTLETREATYFSRSRGQQWVKGATSGHTQRVHSVRLDCDGDAVLLTVDQVGAACHTGDHSCFDADVLLEPEG, from the coding sequence ATGAGCCTCGACCCCGCGATCGCCGCTCGCCTCAAGCGCAACGCCGACGGCTTGTTCACCGCGGTCGTGCAGGAGCGCGGCAGCGGCGCTGTACTGATGGTCGCCTGGATGGACGACGACGCATTGGCCCGCACCCTGGAAACCCGTGAGGCCACCTATTTTTCGCGATCCCGCGGCCAGCAATGGGTCAAGGGCGCGACCTCGGGGCACACCCAGCGCGTACATTCGGTGCGCCTGGACTGTGACGGGGACGCCGTCCTGCTGACGGTCGACCAGGTCGGCGCAGCCTGCCACACCGGCGACCACAGCTGCTTTGACGCCGACGTGCTGCTGGAACCCGAGGGCTAG